The DNA sequence gatttaaaactaccacctagcaagtgtggtgtctggcggtgacaccacacaaacatttACCAATGACCTAAAGAAATTAGAGGAATTTTACAGAAAGTGGTGACTCTGTCTGAACCCCTGCAAAACCGAGGTTAGCGTTTTCCACCTCAACACATGCCAAGCAAACACGAAGTTGAATTTTGAGCTTTTGCGGCAGGAGAATGCCGCACATCGGCTTCGCCAAATATCTGGGAATAGCCATAGATAGGTCCCTGACATATAAGAAACATCTGCAGGTCACAGGACAGAAATTAAAAAGCAGGAATAACTTAATCAGGAAATCATCCGGTGCATCGTAAGGAGCCAGTGCCGACATCCTAAGAATGGTCACACAGTCATTCGTTTACCCGGTTGCTGAATATTGCTGTCCTGTGTGGGGTAGAAGCAATCACGTCAATAGGATCGATGGTCACTTAAACGATACAGTGAGACTGATGTCTGGAAGTCTAAAATCAGCACCCTTACCCTGGCTTTCAGTTCTCACTAATGCAGCACCTCTACCTCTCCGGCGTCAACAGGCTTCATTTCATAAACTAAAGAAATTAAACAACAAAACTTCCCAAAAAATCTTACCAATTGAAGAAATACTTACTAACTTTACACGAATTTGATTTAAGTCTCGGAAACCAGTGTGGGAGGGCACAACAGGAGTACAGTCGATAGGCTTCAGCCTAAAACTGAGTGTAAAAAACAATGGAACTGCTATCACACTCACGAGCGAATCACGTAAATGGATCCCACTCTGCCCCTTCCAGGAATAAAGACCCACACAGGTATGGAGTGCAATTAATTGCATCGGGACTGGACACCTAGGAACCAAATAAACTGTATGTAGCTGGAAAATGGTCTACAAGCCCCAGTGGGACTGTGGAGACAAAAAACAATCACTAACCCACatgatatagccggccggagtggccgagcggttctgggtgctatagtctggaaccgcgcgaccgctacggtcgcaggttcgaatcctgcctcgggcatggatgtgtgtgatgtccttaggttagttaggtttaagtagttctaagttctaggggactgatgacctcagaagttaggtccaatagtgctcagagccatttgaaccaacatgatATACGAATGCCCAAGCAGGAAGTACAGAGGAACTGTGAAGGATTTCATCGAAACTCTCCCCGCGGCAATCAGATGGTTAAGGTCACTAGATACACAACTGTGATGAAAAGATTAAGTTACTTTGatgtttgccggccagggtggccgagcggttctaggcgctacagtttgaaaccgcgcgaccgctacggtcgcaggttcgaatcctgcctcgggcatggatgtgtgtgatgtctttaggttagttaggtttaagtagttctaagttctaggggactgatgaccttagaagttaagtcccatagtgctcagagccatttgaaccatttgaactttgatGTTTGCAAATATCCGACCTGGTCTGTCTGATCTTTTTAGCGTTCTATGATTTTGCATCTATGTGTAATTGACAATGTgatgtttaaaaaattgtaatgacTTGTATTAATATCTATTAGTAAcaaaatttacttatttttgtgggcaatatctttccattttaaaaattaatttacatgTACCATATCATTATGTAAATataccatacgctaaataaaaactGGTTCCTTTATGGCAGAGAGGGTTTCTTTTTAAAGTTTGTTCATATAGTTTTCAACCGACAGGATTTTTGCTAATATGTTAGTTCGTGTTGATGGGGTAGTGGTTTCATGATTATTATGTTGTCATAGTTCGTCATAATTTCGCGATTATTATTACGGGCCAAGTTCTTCAATCTAGGCAAGTTGGTGAAGTATTTGTCTCCGTCGCTGTCTTCCTTTGAGTACATTGCAGGCGGTCCGTCTGTGTGTTGTATGAGTGTGAATCCTCTCAGTTCATACTGTtggtaggagttgttttgagtgcTTCAGTGTTCAGATTTCCGTTCGCTTGTGGTGCATTTTCGCGAAAGGTTTGCGTGTcattttgttttattatgcctgtgCCGCCGTCGGAGCTGTCTTTGTTTCAAGTCGTTCAGTTCAGCAGCAACAAATTCAGAAACTGCTTCAGGGTGTAATTCAGTTCAATCAGATTTTGGCTTGCACAGTTGCGTTTCTGCGCGCCGCTCCCACATCGGGTGTTTGACGGGCAGAAAGAGGACTGGACACGGTACTGTCAACAGCTGGAGTTGCACTTCATGGCCTGTGGCATTCAAAGTACGTAATTCAGTGCTCATTTTGCCAGTAGGATGCAGACATCTGTCGTTTGTGTTGTCAGTTTATTCCAGGCTCTTGTTTGGGGAACATGGACTATGACTTGTTAGTGGGACAGTTAGTTCAGCATTTCTGTTGTGGCAGTCGCCTTTAGCCGAGCAGCGCACGTGCTGCGTTGCGAACGAACACTCACGATCCTTTTACTGTAATTCACTCCGCGCTTTTTAACTAATGACAAattgcacaaaaattgcatcaaattTAGTAAATCTCAGCAATTCTCCAATGACTGTTGTTTGTCGACCAAGAGGTCTTATATCTTGTCTATTGCTGCAGTTATTACCGTTTGGTTAGACAGGTCGGGTAAGAGCTTCTGTCTTGTGTAATGACAAGCCATATTCTCCAACACCTGGTGGCCGCACTCTGTTCCTTGTCTATACTACCGTTAGCTTAAGCTGAGGTGACGGGCAAACTTGGCCGCGTCTGCTCTGCAGCCATTAACTGTTACGCATGACCCCGCTGCAAGCAAgaacttcactttcactcagcggcCTACTGACGCTGTTAATATGTAGCTAATAACGATATCAACTTTGCCGCATTTCGGTTGAACTTCGTGTTCCCTGCCTGGACTGTTTCACACATGAGAAACGTGACCGACTACTTGAAAGCGACTGGTGGATACAGGGGTTTGATCCTCAACTACACTCACTACAGCATACAAAGCACTGTCTTAATGTTAACACTGCCTACCTTTGATATCGTTTTGATATCGGGATTATATCCGACAATCCACAGGCAAAGATACGAGATCAGGAAAAAACAGTTTTTGCCTCACCTTGTATCATCATCTTGTAATAAATATCGTTACTACGTATTCTGCTGTTTTCTTTACAGCTGTCAAGCTCTGATGCAGCTAATTTGGTTTGCTTTAGTTTTGAACTGAATTCAGGATGGTTGCTGTATTATACTAACAGATGGTGTTAATAACTTTTTAATGCAACTCTGATTCATTTGTATGCTGTGAAGCAGCCACCTTTAATTTTAGGTATAACTTTACGGAAACAGTTTTCTTTGGCAAGAACTTAGCTTTCAGTAAGATTTTGAAGTTAATACAGCAAATTAATTATGTCAAAAAGAATTGAATCACCAAGCGACCAACGCACTCAATTAAAACTTCCTTTCTCTCTGAGTGGATTGTCACAATTACTTGAGTGGtcttaattttattgttttcaagTCTTTTACATTACGAAACACTATGGTTATAAAAACATTTCAATTAGTTATAAAAGTGACTTGGATTCGAGAGTATGAAATGGTATTGACTGAATTTTACACTGTCTATAACAATCATTAACATACAGTAAACCGAACTTCACGTAATAGAAAAGTGCGCTAAATTCTCACACAGTCCTAGTCTTTAAGAAAATTAATAGAGAGCCTTGACTTGTCGTGTCACGATGTTCTTTGTTGCAAGCGTCGTTAGATGTGCGATGGGAAAAGCAAGATTGCACTGCTTCTTCACATCTTTGATGCATTAATTACTCATAGATCAATATGACGCCATTCTGAGCCATTGTTACTTCGGCAGCCATTGTTCCAAAACTTTACAGCATCACAAACGGGAAAATTCTTGCATCTGCGGTTTACAGGTACCAGAGACGACTTAAAAGCGTGTGTATTAACGCCACATCACGTTACAGTTGTTAAAACGTACTTTTTGCCACAAAAGGAATTTTTACATCACCAGCCACAAACAACACGACTGCTCAGTTCGAAGCGTCGCTCTTCTGTGTCTCCTAGCTACTGCGCATGACATCACAGCTCGCCCCACCAGTGCAGCCAATCACAACTCACGACTCTCGTTATTATGACTTTTAAATTCAAGtagttattttatgaacttctagtGTAGTGCAATaaattatatttacaaaattaattattgtAACTGTTTCTCGCTATTAACTATTAAGTATTCATCAACTTGTTATTTTCCTGAGCTACATGGATTTCTGCTTTCCATTTACTTACAGGTACGTATCGAAATTTATCGATCGACCGCCCAATatcgaaaagtttatgaaaacaacttAATATTATTACCTTTTGGTGTCAAGTATAGCTGTTACGTTACAACGCTTGTGAGCGGAGCTTGgcgctagaaattttctttatttatgggcgagggcagcagccTTCCcagcagccatgatggctcccgTTACCCATCCCTTTTCCGATCGCCAgtgtagcacgtggtgtcgtttgaacatccagtagtggccaaagttcctcctgttctcagttccccaacctgccttaccaacattgtaaacgctatttctgctcaattttaacgtcgcgaggtcgcctccctgtgaaattccggccctatgattggccagttcatGTGCGCGCCCATTTCTCGCGGGCAGGCGCCAACCACCCTCCGTGGATGGgtggtggacaaaggggcagtagggcagttctagtgtgaccgtgccggagaccggaggtgccgcttccaggagacgaagttcggtaagcatgagcgccgacgtgcactgtagattcgcgccctgcggcccagagggaacctgataGGTCATCGTGAATAGTTTCGCGTGTTATGGGTTTTATTCCGTCAGTAagggaggctacctagcgattcacgcacagtagcatctttcttggtctttggctgattcatggtggtggtcgttgcacgcctgcaaccccttcctttattAACTGGGAttctatttgataatacggcgatcgttactaaaattcctctcctcctgctatcgtggctggTTATGAACGTACgctggggcaggctgctgaactcgaatctttctttCCCCTacccccatttggttgtattattgttcgattctcaactgtttaataaatgagtccgttaatcttatattctctctctttccttacgtgaactctgtggtgtcaccgccagacaccacacttgctaggtggtagcctttaaatcggccgcggtccgttagtatatgtcggacccgcgtgtcgccactatcagtgattgcagaccgagcgccgccacacggcaggtgtagagagacttcctagcactcgccccagttgtacaaccgactttgctagcgatggttcactgacaaaatacgctctcatttgccgagacgatagttagcatagccttcagctacgtcatttgctacgacctagcaaggcgccattattcagttactattgatattgtaaataatgtacagacaagagctacgttcaacattaatggattaaagttaagtattccaccaagtaccaccttttgtCTGAAgcctaaattccttgtcctgttccagacctcacgccagcctgcgtgagcttaaacgcgtgcctttcggcttcctcttacattagtgggttggccctcttgccaatccacaacaaactcacccctagtgtaacagaataatgcggaactataacggttgctataagctcgtgcaggtctcgcgccactaacgatagtataaagattcaatatcgcacgcctggcacgaccattgcacgcatggcaccgataacagtagtaatcatgttcaactattcctctctgataaactgggaagtgttcacggctcagtgtgagtacgtgagcactaaatccacttgatgtggtggatgtTGTGGCCCCTGTTTTGCGCAgctggtttagacaaaaaatatcaaaaatcacagcccaTACAGCAAGGAATAGTAACTTGAAACAAACGGGCCACCGCTTTTAAGCTCTTGATTGATGTTGGATGGTATTCCCCATAGCGTTCGAGTGAGGTTGTTCATTAACAGTATCTGAACTGGGCCGTCCAAAAGTTTTGTGTGTGGCAAGACGGGCAATCTTCTGTCAGGTTGTTTGCATTGTAGTTATATGGTGCGGCGCTTAGTGTTCTGTTCACCGAGTTCTGTGTCGGTAGTCCCGCTGATATCGGTCCAGCCCTTGCCCGTGACACCATCGGACACTGATCCTCTGCCCGTTGGCGTTAATACCGTCGACGCTGGCCCTGTCGCGGCCAGCCCTCTTTTCGGCGCAACTTCCGTCGGTGACGGCCCTGTCACGGGTGGATATTTTGTCATCACCAAGACTGTCGACAACGACGTCAGCCCTATGATAGGTCCGGACGTCTCAGACCCCATTAACGCCGCCTCCCTCGTCTTCGTCAAGCCTACCAGTCCGTTCGTCAGTCCATGCATCGCCGGTCCTGTCTCAGCCGGGCCACCTGTCATTGCTCAGCCTGTTGGTGATGATGTCCAACCTCTCGTCTGTCCGTGCGTCATTGGCCCTGTCGTGACCGATCCTCCTGACGTCGGGCGTCCTGTCTACGATGCAGCAAGCCTTCCAGTCAGTCATGTCGTTACCGGCCGTGTTATGATCTATCCTGCTTCAGCAGCCGTGTCGACGACGACGCCAGTCCTGTTGCCGCTGGCCATGTTACGGCCAGCCTTTACTGTTGTCATCAGTCCAGTCGATGCCGATTACAACTGTCTTCTAGTGTGCCCGTCGCGTGCCTTGCCCCAGCAGCCCTCTCGCCGCCGCTCCTCCACCACCGCCGTGCTTGCGGCTGGCCCCATCGTTCCACTGGCGTCGTCTCGGCCGCCCCAGCAGCTGCTCCTGTTGTTCCTGCTAGTCTAGCCGTCGGTCACACCGTTCCCGTTGGCGCCGCCGGTTTCGTCGAGTGTTCTTCCAAGCCTCGGGTTGCGCTTTCATGAAAATTTCCCCGCAAGCTCCACCTACGCCAGTCCGGCCTCACCGTCACATGTACAGACCAGTTACCTTTCCCATACAAGGTCACGGCGTGTCTGTTGTTTTCGTATCAATTTCTGGTCTTGTATAGTAGTTTGGTTCAATATGTTCATGTGCCTTGAGCTGAGTTTTTGGAAATTGTCGTGCAATGTTTATGTTATTTCTCTACACTTATGTACCAGGTGTCAATAGGTCTAACACGCTAAGCTCAGCAGTCTTCTTCACTGTATATTGTATTCGTTTTTAGATGTTCTTGCCATATCTGGCGTTCTTTTTCTACACAGTGTTTTTGCTCTATTCAGTGCTTGTAGAATGCAGGTTCTGTTGCAGTATTCAGCATCTTGCTGGTCTATTCTCAGGCACATGTTTACGCATTGGTTGACTGTACTATTATTTGTGCCAGTTGTTCGGAGAGTCAGCACTGGCGGCTGTGCTGTGCCTCTCCTCTTGGGTGCAGCGTTTCTGTGAGATGGTTGCACCATCTCCTCTTTAGGATGGACGGATGTGATGTAGACAGTGCTACCCTAGGCATAGTTCGGTCATCGTACTAACGAGTACGCTTCACGAGACATATACGGTCCCTCCCTCACTTCAAAAGTTGCTTGTAAATAGACACTCACGGTACTGCGCACAGTCAAGCTGCTAGCATCTGCCACAGTGTACACGCACCAACTTCGCCGACAGGCAACGTGCCTGTCGCGACAGAGAGAGCTGTAGGTAGAGCACTGCTTATCTACGCTACGATACGTGCCACCGAAGTGCCACGTAAGCATCCTTCCGCACGACGTTATATAGGCCGCCACTAACCCATGCTGGAGCAGTTACATTCCAAGTCTCAACGCTGGGCGCATTAGCAGTTCACTGTACGGATTAACTGCCCTCGCTGTGAGCACCTGTTGCTGACGCCACAAATGGCCGCCGTCTGCCGCTCCCAGGCGGCACACACCACCGCCCGTCGTCCCAGAGGCAGCTATCGTCACCCGAATCACCGCCTCCTATATCTACCGACGGCCGACATCACATAAGTACTGTTTTCTCAAGGATATACTCTTAGTGCTAGGCTGGATCCTAAAGTCGATCATCCTCGGCCCCTACTGCTCTGCCGCCTATCACGACTCGTGGGCTTCGTCATGTAGACGTATCTCAGGCAACGCGTAGGAGAGACTTTTCCTTAtgtaatttagttcaaatggttcaaatggctctgagcactatgggacttaacatcgatggtcatcagtcccctagaacttagaactacttaaacctaactaacctaaggacagcacacaacacccagccatcacgaggcagagaaaatccctgaccccgccgggaatcgaacccgggaacccgggcgtgggaagcgagaacgctaccgcacgaccacgagatgcgggctgtaattTAGTTGTGCGAACATTCAACCACGGAAATAAACACTGTTATAAGACAGTGTCCCTACTCACTTCTCAATATGTCACGTCATACACcagagaaatttcgtaaatacttgTTGTTCCAGTCTAATGTAGCACTTACATATAATTTTGATATCATCCGTGTTGACGGATATCATTTATACCATTCCTTTTTAGTAGATTATCCTACAACTTACATCATGTACACTTGTTACCTCCCTTTCTCAGTACAGCTTTGTACAAGGTGCATTATGTACGGCTGCCAGTTCAGCTTCATGTTTTTCTCCATTTCCCTGATACAGTGAAGAgcaaaagagactggtacacctgcctaatatcattcaCAGCACCCGCGAGTATGCAGACGtcccgctacacgacgtggcatggactcgactattgtttgaagtattgctggagggaattgtcaccatgaatcttgcagctctgtccatagatccgtaagagtacgatgggttggagatctcttctgaatagcacgttgcaaggcatccaagatatgctcaataatgttcatgtctggggagtttggtggccatcggaattgttttaactcagaagagcgttcctggagccactctgtagcaacttagacgtgtggggtgtcgcattgtcctgctggaaatgcccaggtccgtcggaatgcacaatggacatgaatggatgcaggtaatcagacaggatgcttaggtatgtgtcacctgtcagagtcgtatctagacgtatctggggtcccgtatcactcctagagcacacgccccacaccagcttgaagcttgaacagtcccctgctgacatgcagggtccatgcattctgAGATCGTCTCCATAAccatatacgtccatccgctcgatataatttgaaacgagactcgatcgactaggcaacagtccaatgtggatgttgacggacccaggcaaggCGTACAGCTTTGGAttgtgcagtcaacaagggtacacgcgtgggccttcacctccgaaagcccatatcgatgatgtttcgatgaatggttcgcacgctgatacttgttgatggtccagcattgaaatctgcagcaatttgcggaagggttgcacttccgtcatgttgaatgattctcttcagtcgtatttggtcctgttcttgcaggatctttttccggccgcagtgatgtcggagatttgatgtttttgcggattcctgattttcgcggtacgctgaatgggtcaaatggctctgagcactatgggacttaacttctgaggtcatcagtcccctagaacttagaactacttaagcctaactaacctaaggacatcacacacattcatgcccgaggcatgattcaaaccagcgaccgtagcggtcgcgcggttccagactgtagcgcctagaaccgctcggtcacactggccggcacggtacactcgtggaattctcgtacgggaaaatctccacttcattgttacctcggagatgctgtgtcccatcgctcgtgcaccgactataacaacactttcaaactcacttcagtGTTAATATCCTGAcagtgttgcagcagtaaccgatctaacaactgcaccagatacttgttgtttatataggcgttgtcgaccacagcaccgtattctgcctgtttacatgtctctttaCTTTAATACGCATGCGCATACTACTGCATAATCGTCGTCTACGCGAAGCTATGGCAACACTCCACTTTAACGTCAGTCAGCTCCAGTTTATACAACATGGGCATCGGTTCTTATATTTTCTCGAAATGGACTCAGCGGTTCCATGCTTATTTTTCCCTATATATGCGTCTTGATAGCATAGCATTGCTAATATGTAGAGGAATTGACATTTTCGTCTTGACACCACGTCTCTAGACTTTAACATTTTCCCACTGTTAAAGCAGACACACGTGGTATCATCCTCCTATATCTAGTGCTTCCATAAACGTATTACAGCTTACGGCACAAATTCCAAATATTCTCCGAGTATAATGCGTACCTAAGCTTatcagttcaaacggttcaaatggctctgagcactatgggacttaacagctgtggtcatcagtcccctagaacttagaactacttaaacctaactaacctaaggacatcacacacatccatgcccgaggcaggattcgaacctgcgaccgtagcagtcgcgcggttccagactgcgcgcctagaaccgcgagaccaccgcggccggcaagcttaTCAGTAAGCCAGTGTAGGCAAGAAATTGCAATTGGTATATAATAGAATTATATATTTTTCCATGAAATACACCACAATACAGCATCGACTCTCTAATAGCGTTGGGGAGATTACATGGTACCTCTGGAGTGTGTAACATTTTGATCGTGGTATGGATACATTCACTTTGTAGAAGGATCAGTTACGAATCACTGACACCTGGGAGGCTGTTTATCGAGAGATTCAGTTGATATGTTTACGTTATAGTTTGGTGAGTAGCACTTGAAATGGCAATAACAACCCCCTATATGCTATCGGGGATGCGAAACTGTACTTATTGACATAAGAAACAGGGTAAGTTTCTTCCGATTAGGTATGTTTGTTGACAAGCCGGAATTCCGACCACGACTGAAATTACGTAATGGAAGGAAGCAAATGTAATGTGCCACAACATGGAAGCCACCCTCAAATTCGTAAAAACATAATTTACATTATTCTGAATTTGAAAAGTATTTAccttttctgaaatttgtatctcaATTGATAGATCAGATGACAGAGGACACGTAAAACCTTCCACATTTAATGACTTTGCTGGACTGAGCAtttactgaaataaataagaattaAACTGCGTTGTAAATAAAACTGATCAGTCTCGATGCTGGTAGAAAAATTCCATCTATAATTTGACACTGTTAAATTAACTGTACAACGCTAAACAGTCACAGCTTTAAGAACCATAACTCTAAATTGTAATCTC is a window from the Schistocerca americana isolate TAMUIC-IGC-003095 chromosome X, iqSchAmer2.1, whole genome shotgun sequence genome containing:
- the LOC124556148 gene encoding uncharacterized protein LOC124556148 is translated as MVRRLVFCSPSSVSVVPLISVQPLPVTPSDTDPLPVGVNTVDAGPVAASPLFGATSVGDGPVTGGYFVITKTVDNDVSPMIGPDVSDPINAASLVFVKPTSPFVSPCIAGPVSAGPPVIAQPVGDDVQPLVCPCVIGPVVTDPPDVGRPVYDAASLPVSHVVTGRVMIYPASAAVSTTTPVLLPLAMLRPAFTVVISPVDADYNCLLVCPSRALPQQPSRRRSSTTAVLAAGPIVPLASSRPPQQLLLLFLLV